In the Podospora bellae-mahoneyi strain CBS 112042 chromosome 4, whole genome shotgun sequence genome, one interval contains:
- a CDS encoding hypothetical protein (EggNog:ENOG503P3T6; COG:S): protein MEADARRIKDEDDGHNVRTTSEKPSYRSWKKKYRKMRIVFDDKMKANEDLHMMEQKALATAKRLAIQNDRLLDTLLDVNNSAQIPPEKRFDLSVDSPVDDDALRLDMDRPSTPNRCPKPAKSFQKLLREVPHIPYAAAAEHFPDLVSDLQAGRDSPVDPLQGAPHPPSFLTADDVDNYLYELDLRLFDDTDQLPTLAPLAHPDETAASREKTSRDYALRNPVSVHNWLRKNAPNTFLQDTEHHAGADKDSTKDKDDHSRNGADDSVIAVPNSASSTRGGRGGGPGSRGGPGSRGGKVRNDPAARVKRQAQAARKAAAEKLAAYEYEHGGGEIWGPKEALKRYDALQASLASGGAKGSGVGTASKNDPAAARTKRQGASARRATADRLAAVEDELSGDDLEMSEAASILASPTLASGGGKGTGGAAGKRKRVADDDPGYRPKGGSSRPTKKKRKSEGGGTDAGAATPSESTKRSRKSGGSGDGESVVYKKEVDD from the exons ATGGAGGCCGATGCGCGCAGGAtcaaggacgaggacgatggcCACAATGTCAGAACCACCAGTGAAAAGCCATCATATCGGTCATGGAAAAAGAAGTATCGCAAGATGCGCATCGTTTTCGATGACAAGATGAAGGCCAACGAGGATCTTCACATGATGGAGCAGAAGGCGCTGGCCACGGCCAAGAGGCTCGCGATCCAAAACGA TCGGCTGCTCGATACCCTTCTAGATGTCAATAACTCGGCCCAGATTCCGCCCGAGAAGCGATTTGACCTTAGCGTGGACTCCCCAGTCGATGACGACGCTCTCCGCCTCGACATGGACAGACCATCAACGCCAAACCGATGCCCCAAACCCGCCAAATCCTTCCAGAAGCTCCTCCGCGAGGTCCCACACATCCCTTACGCTGCCGCTGCAGAACACTTCCCAGACCTCGTCTCCGATCTCCAAGCAGGCCGAGATTCCCCTGTCGACCCCCTCCAGGgcgccccccatcccccctccttcctcaccgcAGACGATGTAGATAACTACCTCTACGAGCTCGACCTCCGCCTCTTCGACGACACCGACCAGCTCCCCACCCTCGCTCCCCTAGCCCACCCCGATGAGACGGCTGCTTCCCGCGAGAAGACCTCCCGCGACTACGCCCTTCGAAACCCTGTATCCGTGCACAACTGGCTGCGTAAAAACGCGCCCAACACCTTCCTCCAAGACACAGAGCACCATGCTGGCGCCGACAAGGACAgcaccaaggacaaggacgacCACTCCAGAAACGGCGCCGACGACTCCGTCATTGCCGTCCCGAACTCCGCCTCCTCTACCCGGGGCGGCCGCGGCGGAGGTCCAGGTTCGAGAGGCGGCCCCGGCTCCCGCGGTGGTAAAGTCCGGAACGACCCAGCCGCTCGTGTTAAGCGCCAGGCCCAAGCTGCGAGGAAGGCCgcggccgagaagctcgccgCTTACGAATACGAgcacggtggtggtgaaatCTGGGGCCCGAAAGAGGCGTTGAAACGCTATGATGCCTTGCAGGCTAGTCTTGCTTCCGGCGGTGCGAAGGGTTCTGGGGTTGGTACCGCGAGCAAGAACGACCCGGCAGCAGCTCGCACCAAGCGCCAGGGCGCGTCCGCCAGGAGGGCCACGGCGGATAggcttgctgctgtcgaAGATGAGCTCAGCGGTGATGATTTGGAGATGAGCGAGGCGGCGAGTATTCTTGCTTCGCCTACTCTTGCTTccggtggtgggaagggcACTGGCGGTGCCGCCggcaagaggaagagggtggcggaTGATGATCCGGGGTATAGACCTAAGGGGGGGTCCAGCCGGccgaccaagaagaagcgtaagagcgagggcggtgggacAGATGCCGGTGCGGCGACGCCCAGCGAGTCAACGAAGAGGTCAAGGAAGAGTGGTGGATCGGGCGATGGGGAGTCGGTGGTGTATAAGAAAGAGGTTGACGACTGA
- a CDS encoding hypothetical protein (EggNog:ENOG503P3PI; COG:E) — MPSPTKNITLTVPKLVFEAVPLTREAFAPFGDVINNPRPDLHPFSATSVPSLPFDGISANQCSAIKYQHVSRQINLYPQAPSAVPGVSVMNIFICASRISIPTSSASPSQPPPPATAFPVRVLERHPFTTQTFIPLSAPENQHYLVIVAPTLPPADADADLPVPANLTTTDQAGASYPRPLPGRGLPDLSGLRAFVATGKQAVTYGAGTWHAPMVAVGKPGTALDFLVVQFANGVGEEDCQEIYFKAEREGKQGVVVELTPASKPQDLEPMGSRLARL; from the coding sequence ATGCCTTCTCCAACCAAGAACATCACGCTTACTGTTCCAAAACTGGTGTTCGAAGCGGTACCCCTCACCCGGGAAGCTTTCGCTCCGTTCGGGGACGTGATCAACAACCCTCGACCAGACTTGCACCCATTCTCTGCCACATCAGTACCCTCACTCCCCTTTGATGGAATCTCCGCCAACCAATGCTCAGCCATTAAATATCAACATGTCTCTCGCCAAATCAACCTCTACCCCCAGGCTCCCAGTGCCGTCCCAGGGGTCTCGGTAATGAACATCTTCATCTGTGCTTCACGGATCAGTATCCCAACCTCGTCCGCGTCACcgtcacaaccaccaccaccagctaCCGCATTCCCTGTGCGTGTATTGGAGCGCCATCCTTTCACAACCCAGACTTTTATCCCTCTCTCGGCACCTGAAAATCAGCACTATCTTGTTATCGTGGCGCCTACCCTCCCACCCGCTGATGCAGACGCAGATTTGCCAGTTCCAGCGAATCTCACGACCACAGACCAAGCAGGAGCCTCTTatccccgccccctccctgGCAGGGGACTTCCTGATCTCAGCGGACTGCGTGCCTTCGTTGCCACAGGCAAGCAAGCTGTGACATACGGTGCGGGGACTTGGCACGCGCCCATGGTGGCTGTTGGGAAGCCTGGCACAGCCCTTGATTTTCTGGTGGTGCAGTTTGCGAATGGAGTCGGAGAAGAGGACTGTCAAGAGATCTACTTCAAGGCTGAAAGGGAAGGAAAAcaaggggttgttgttgagttgACCCCGGCCTCCAAGCCTCAAGACTTGGAGCCTATGGGTTCGAGGCTGGCGAGGCTGTGA
- a CDS encoding hypothetical protein (COG:T; COG:U; EggNog:ENOG503P6V6): protein MNPHQAKKIDVQSLSPEEQRLFRLYGKLPSKSDHFAKHLKERKYFDSGDYAMSKAGKGDSVDTGSVGSQHPVPENIPHLSSPVSGPNGIGSILHPHHHHQHHNVSMQAGSPVKESSFLNRETSAEELEKGVPVSGAGAENGQAGAEPAVTPTAQDELPTRR from the exons ATGAATCCCCACCAGGCGAAGAAGATCGATGTCCAG TCCCTCTCCCCTGAGGAGCAGCGCCTCTTCCGGCTCTACGGCAAGCTCCCCAGCAAGTCGGACCACTTCGCCAAGCATCTCAAGGAGCGCAAGTACTTTGACAGCGGCGACTACGCGATGAGCAAGGCCGGAAAGGGCGACAGCGTCGACACGGGCTCCGTTGGCAGCCAGCACCCCGTTCCAGAGAACATCCCCCATCTGTCGAGCCCTGTCAGCGGACCCAACGGCATTGGGAgcatcctccatccccaccatcaccatcagcatcacAATGTCAGCATGCAGGCCGGCAGCCCCGTCAAAGAGAGCAGCTTTCTTAACCGGGAGACCAGTgccgaggagctcgagaagggTGTCCCGGTCTCTGGTGCCGGTGCAGAGAACGGTCAGGCTGGTGCTGAGCCGGCTGTTACACCTACCGCTCAGGACGAGCTTCCGACTAGACGATAA
- a CDS encoding hypothetical protein (BUSCO:EOG0926347K; EggNog:ENOG503NVK7; COG:S) — translation MTENAAKRLKTDSGVVAIGTHNGHFHADEALAVYMLRKHIPAYANAKLVRTRDPKLLDECDIVVDVGGEYEPARHRYDHHQRSFSTTFPERATKLSSAGLVYMHFGKQIIARRLSQPEESEQVELVWNKIYQSFVEALDAHDNGISAYDAAGLAAAGLEKKFSDGGFTLGAMVGRLNPNWNDPIPEDPVAAQAAEDQRFELASQRIGEEFDRGLDYFTSAWLPAREVVAEAFAARNEFDAGGRIMVLKKQSAPWKDHLYTFEEQNPEAGKVLYVLYPEKPTPDAKWRIQCVPETKDSFQSRKPLPEAWRGFRDEELDSISGVPGSVFVHAAGFIGGNKTFDGALAMAQKALL, via the coding sequence ATGACCGAGAACGCAGCGAAACGCCTCAAGACGGACAGTGGAGTGGTTGCCATTGGCACTCACAACGGTCACTTCCACGCTGATGAGGCCCTCGCAGTTTACATGCTGCGCAAGCACATCCCAGCCTACGCCAACGCCAAGCTGGTCCGCACCCGTGATCCCAAGCTTCTCGACGAGTGTGACATCGTCGTCGACGTCGGCGGCGAGTATGAGCCCGCCCGCCACCGCTACGACCACCATCAGCGCAGtttttccaccaccttccccgaGCGGGCCACCAAGCTGAGCAGTGCTGGTTTGGTCTACATGCACTTTGGCAAGCAGATCATCGCCCGCCGTCTCAGTCAGCCCGAGGAGAGCGAGCAAGTTGAGCTCGTGTGGAATAAGATCTATCAGAGCTTTGTTGAGGCCCTCGATGCCCACGACAACGGCATCAGCGCCTACGATGCTGCCGGTCTTGCTGCCGCTGGTTTGGAAAAGAAGTTTTCGGACGGTGGTTTCACTCTCGGCGCCATGGTTGGCAGACTGAACCCCAACTGGAACGACCCAATCCCCGAAGACCCCGTCGCCGCCCAAGCAGCTGAGGACCAGCGCTTCGAGCTTGCCAGCCAGCGCATTGGCGAGGAGTTTGACCGCGGCCTGGACTACTTCACCTCGGCCTGGTTGCCTGCTAGAGAGGTCGTTGCAGAGGCTTTCGCGGCGCGAAACGAGTTCGACGCTGGTGGCCGCATCATGGTCCTCAAGAAGCAGTCTGCCCCCTGGAAAGATCATCTTTACACCTTCGAGGAGCAGAACCCCGAGGCCGGCAAGGTTCTTTACGTTTTGTACCCCGAGAAGCCCACCCCCGACGCCAAGTGGAGGATCCAGTGTGTACCCGAGACCAAGGACTCGTTCCAGAGCCGGAAGCCATTGCCTGAGGCCTGGAGGGGTTTCCGCGATGAGGAGCTTGACAGCATCTCTGGTGTTCCAGGCTCTGTCTTTGTGCATGCCGCTGGCTTCATCGGCGGCAACAAGACCTTTGACGGTGCTCTTGCCATGGCCCAGAAAGCTCTTCTATGA